From the genome of Homo sapiens chromosome 6 genomic scaffold, GRCh38.p14 alternate locus group ALT_REF_LOCI_4 HSCHR6_MHC_MANN_CTG1, one region includes:
- the MDC1 gene encoding mediator of DNA damage checkpoint protein 1 isoform X7: MEDTQAIDWDVEEEEETEQSSESLRCNVEPVGRLHIFSGAHGPEKDFPLHLGKNVVGRMPDCSVALPFPSISKQHAEIEILAWDKAPILRDCGSLNGTQILRPPKVLSPGVSHRLRDQELILFADLLCQYHRLDVSLPFVSRGPLTVEETPRVQGETQPQRLLLAEDSEEEVDFLSERRMVKKSRTTSSSVIVPESDEEGHSPVLGGLGPPFAFNLNSDTDVEEGQQPATEEASSAARRGATVEAKQSEAEVVTEIQLEKDQPLVKERDNDTKVKRGAGNGVVPAGVILERSQPPGEDSDTDVDDDSRPPGRPAEVHLERAQPFGFIDSDTDAEEERIPATPVVIPMKKRKIFHGVGTRGPGAPGLAHLQESQAGSDTDVEEGKAPQAVPLEKSQASMVINSDTDDEEEVSAALTLAHLKESQPAIWNRDAEEDMPQRVVLLQRSQTTTERDSDTDVEEEELPVENREAVLKDHTKIRALVRAHSEKDQPPFGDSDDSVEADKSSPGIHLERSQASTTVDINTQVEKEVPPGSAIIHIKKHQVSVEGTNQTDVKAVGGPAKLLVVSLEEAWPLHGDCETDAEEGTSLTASVVADVRKSQLPAEGDAGAEWAAAVLKQERAHEVGAQGGPPVAQVEQDLPISRENLTDLVVDTDTLGESTQPQREGAQVPTGREREQHVGGTKDSEDNYGDSEDLDLQATQCFLENQGLEAVQSMEDEPTQAFMLTPPQELGPSHCSFQTTGTLDEPWEVLATQPFCLRESEDSETQPFDTHLEAYGPCLSPPRAIPGDQHPESPVHTEPMGIQGRGRQTVDKVMGLLNCKMPPAEKASRIRAAEKVSRGDQESPDACLPPTVPEAPAPPQKPLNSQSQKHLAPPPLLSPLLPSIKPTVRKTRQDGSQEAPEAPLSSELEPFHPKPKIRTRKSSRMTPFPATSAAPEPHPSTSTAQPVTPKPTSQATRSRTNRSSVKTPEPVVPTAPELQPSTSTDQPVTSEPTSQVTRGRKSRSSVKTPETVVPTALELQPSTSTDRPVTSEPTSQATRGRKNRSSVKTPEPVVPTAPELQPSTSTDQPVTSEPTYQATRGRKNRSSVKTPEPVVPTAPELRPSTSTDRPVTPKPTSRTTRSRTNMSSVKTPETVVPTAPELQISTSTDQPVTPKPTSRTTRSRTNMSSVKNPESTVPIAPELPPSTSTEQPVTPEPTSRATRGRKNRSSGKTPETLVPTAPKLEPSTSTDQPVTPEPTSQATRGRTNRSSVKTPETVVPTAPELQPSTSTDQPVTPEPTSQATRGRTDRSSVKTPETVVPTAPELQASASTDQPVTSEPTSRTTRGRKNRSSVKTPETVVPAAPELQPSTSTDQPVTPEPTSRATRGRTNRSSVKTPESIVPIAPELQPSTSRNQLVTPEPTSRATRCRTNRSSVKTPEPVVPTAPEPHPTTSTDQPVTPKLTSRATRRKTNRSSVKTPKPVEPAASDLEPFTPTDQSVTPEAIAQGGQSKTLRSSTVRAMPVPTTPEFQSPVTTDQPISPEPITQPSCIKRQRAAGNPGSLAAPIDHKPCSAPLEPKSQASRNQRWGAVRAAESLTAIPEPASPQLLETPIHASQIQKVEPAGRSRFTPELQPKASQSRKRSLATMDSPPHQKQPQRGEVSQKTVIIKEEEEDTAEKPGKEEDVVTPKPGKRKRDQAEEEPNRIPSRSLRRTKLNQESTAPKVLFTGVVDARGERAVLALGGSLAGSAAEASHLVTDRIRRTVKFLCALGRGIPILSLDWLHQSRKAGFFLPPDEYVVTDPEQEKNFGFSLQDALSRARERRLLEGYEIYVTPGVQPPPPQMGEIISCCGGTYLPSMPRSYKPQRVVITCPQDFPHCSIPLRVGLPLLSPEFLLTGVLKQEAKPEAFVLSPLEMSST, encoded by the exons ATGGAGGACACCCAGGCTATTGACTGGGATgttgaagaagaggaggagacagagcAATCCAGTGAATCCTTGAGGTGTAACGTGGAGCCAGTAGGGCGGCTACATATCTTTAGTGGTGCCCATGGACCAGAAAAAG ATTTCCCACTACACCTCGGGAAGAATGTGGTAGGCCGAATGCCTGACTGCTCTGTGGCCCTGCCCTTTCCATCTATCTCCAAACAACATGCAGAGATTGAAATCTTAGCCTGGGACAAGGCACCTATCCTCCGAGACTGTGGGAGCCTTAATGGTACTCAAATCCTGAGACCTCCTAAGGTTTTGAGCCCTGGGGTGAGTCACCGTCTGAGGGACCAGGAATTGATTCTCTTTGCTGACTTGCTCTGCCAGTACCATCGCCTGGATGTCTCTCTGCCCTTTGTCTCCCGGGGCCCTCTGACAGTAGAAGAGACACCCAGAGTACAGGGAGAAACTCAACCCCAGAGGCTTCTGTTGGCTGAGGACTCGGAGGAGGAAGTAG attttctttctgaaaggCGTATGGTAAAAAAATCAAGGACCACATCTTCCTCTGTGATAGTTCCAGAGAG TGATGAAGAGGGGCATTCCCCGGTCCTGGGCGGCCTTGGGCCGCCTTTTGCCTTCAATTTGAACAGTGACACAGATGTGGAAGAAGGTCAGCAACCAGCCACAGAGGAGGCCTCCTCAGCTGCCAGAAGAGGTGCCACTGTAGAGGCAAAGCAGTCTGAAGCTGAAGTTGTAACTGAAATCCAGCTTGAAAAGGATCAGCCTTTAGTGAAGGAGAGGGACAATGATACAAAAGTCAAGAGGGGTGCAGGGAATGGGGTGGTTCCAGCTGGGGTGATTCTGGAGAGGAGCCAACCTCCTGGAGAGGACAGTGACACAGATGTGGATGATGACAGCAGGCCTCCTGGAAGGCCAGCTGAGGTCCATTTGGAAAGGGCTCAGCCTTTTGGCTTCATCGACAGCGACACTGATGCGGAAGAAGAGAGGATCCCAGCAACCCCAGTTGTCATTCCTATGAAGAAGAGGAAGATCTTCCATGGAGTAGGTACAAGGGGTCCTGgagcaccaggcctggcccatcTGCAGGAGAGCCAGGCTGGTAGTGATACAGATGTGGAAGAAGGCAAGGCCCCACAGGCTGTCCCTCTGGAGAAAAGCCAAGCTTCCATGGTTATCAACAGCGATACAGATGACGAGGAAGAAGTCTCAGCAGCGCTGACTTTGGCACATCTGAAAGAGAGCCAGCCTGCTATATGGAACAGAGATGCAGAAGAGGACATGCCCCAACGTGTGGTCCTTCTGCAGCGAAGCCAAACCACCACTGAGAGAGACAGTGACACAGACGTGGAGGAGGAAGAGCTCCCAGTGGAAAATAGAGAAGCTGTCCTCAAGGATCACACAAAGATTAGAGCCCTTGTTAGAGCACATTCAGAAAAGGACCAACCTCCTTTTGGGGACAGTGATGACAGTGTGGAAGCAGATAAGAGCTCACCTGGGATCCACCTGGAGAGAAGCCAAGCCTCCACCACAGTGGACATCAACACACAAGTGGAGAAGGAAGTCCCGCCAGGGTCAGCCATTATACATATAAAGAAGCATCAGGTGTCTGTGGAGGGGACAAATCAAACAGATGTGAAAGCAGTTGGGGGACCAGCAAAGCTGCTTGTGGTATCTCTAGAGGAAGCCTGGCCTCTGCATGGGGACTGTGAAACAGATGCAGAGGAGGGCACCTCCCTAACAGCCTCAGTAGTTGCAGATGTAAGAAAGAGCCAGCTTCCAGCAGAAGGGGATGCTGGGGCAGAGTGGGCTGCAGCTGTTCTTAAGCAGGAGAGAGCTCATGAGGTGGGGGCCCAGGGTGGGCCACCTGTGGCACAAGTGGAGCAGGACCTCCCTATCTCAAGAGAGAACCTCACAGATCTGGTGGTGGACACAGACACTCTAGGGGAATCCACCCAGCCACAGAGAGAGGGAGCCCAGGTCCCcacaggaagggagagagaacaaCATGTGGGTGGGACCAAGGACTCTGAAGACAACTATGGTG ATTCTGAAGATCTGGACCTACAAGCTACCCAGTGCTTTCTGGAGAATCAGGGCCTGGAAG CAGTCCAGAGCATGGAGGATGAACCTACCCAGGCCTTCATGTTGACTCCACCCCAAGAGCTTGGCCCTTCCCATTGCAGCTTCCAGACAACAG gTACCCTAGATGAACCATGGGAGGTCCTGGCTACACAGCCATTCTGTCTGAGAGAGTCTGAGGACTCTGAGACCCAGCCTTTTGACACGCACCTTGAGGCCTATGGACCTTGCCTGTCTCCACCTAGGGCAATACCAGGAGACCAACATCCAGAGAGCCCAGTTCACACAGAGCCAATGGGGATTCAAGGCAGAGGGAGGCAGACTGTGGATAAAGTCATGG GCCTCCTGAATTGCAAGATGCCACCTGCTGAGAAGGCTTCCAGGATCAGAGCTGCTGAGAAGGTTTCCAGG GGCGATCAGGAATCTCCAGATGCTTGTCTGCCTCCTACAGTACCTgaagccccagccccaccccaaaaGCCCCTTAACTCTCAGAGCCAGAAACATCTTGCACCTCCGCCCCTTCTTTCTCCCCTTTTACCTTCTATCAAGCCAACCGTTCGTAAGACCAGGCAAGATGGGAGTCAGGAAGCTCCAGAGGCTCCCTTGTCCTCAGAGCTGGAGCCTTTCCACCCAAAGCCTAAAATTAGAACTCGGAAGTCCTCCAGAATGACACCCTTTCCAGCTACCTCTGCTGCCCCTGAGCCCCACCCTTCCACCTCCACAGCCCAGCCAGTCACTCCCAAGCCCACATCTCAGGCCACTAGGAGCAGGACAAATAGGTCCTCTGTCAAGACCCCTGAACCAGTTGTCCCCACAGCCCCTGAGCTCCAGCCTTCCACCTCCACAGACCAGCCTGTCACCTCTGAGCCCACATCTCAGGTTACTAGGGGAAGAAAAAGTAGATCCTCTGTCAAGACCCCTGAAACAGTTGTGCCCACAGCCCTTGAGCTCCAGCCTTCCACCTCCACCGACCGACCTGTCACCTCTGAACCCACCTCTCAGGCTACTAGGGGAAGAAAAAATAGATCCTCTGTCAAGACCCCTGAACCAGTTGTCCCCACAGCCCCTGAGCTCCAGCCTTCCACCTCCACAGACCAGCCTGTCACTTCTGAGCCCACATATCAGGCTACTAGGGGAAGAAAAAATAGATCCTCTGTCAAGACCCCTGAACCAGTTGTGCCCACAGCCCCTGAGCTCCGGCCTTCCACCTCCACAGACCGACCTGTCACCCCCAAGCCCACATCTCGGACCACTAGGAGCAGGACAAATATGTCCTCTGTCAAGACCCCTGAAACAGTTGTCCCCACAGCCCCTGAGCTCCAGATTTCCACCTCCACAGACCAACCTGTCACCCCTAAGCCCACATCTCGGACCACTAGGAGCAGGACAAATATGTCCTCTGTGAAGAACCCTGAATCAACTGTCCCTATAGCCCCTGAGCTCCCACCTTCCACCTCCACAGAGCAGCCTGTCACCCCTGAGCCCACATCTCGGGCTACTAGGGGAAGAAAAAATAGATCCTCTGGCAAGACCCCTGAAACACTTGTCCCCACAGCCCCTAAGCTCGAGCCTTCCACTTCCACAGACCAACCTGTCACTCCTGAGCCCACATCTCAGGCCACCAGGGGCAGGACAAATAGGTCCTCTGTGAAGACCCCTGAAACAGTTGTCCCCACAGCCCCTGAGCTCCAGCCTTCCACCTCCACAGACCAGCCTGTTACCCCTGAGCCTACGTCTCAGGCTACTAGGGGAAGAACAGATAGATCCTCTGTCAAGACTCCTGAAACAGTTGTCCCCACAGCCCCTGAGCTACAGGCTTCCGCCTCCACAGACCAGCCTGTCACCTCTGAGCCCACATCTCGGACCACTAGGGGAAGAAAAAATCGGTCCTCTGTCAAGACCCCTGAAACAGTTGTGCCCGCAGCCCCTGAGCTCCAGCCTTCCACCTCCACAGACCAACCTGTCACCCCTGAGCCCACATCTCGGGCCACTAGGGGCAGGACAAATAGGTCCTCTGTCAAGACCCCTGAATCAATTGTCCCTATAGCCCCTGAGCTTCAGCCTTCCACCTCCAGAAACCAGCTTGTCACCCCTGAGCCCACATCTCGGGCCACTAGGTGCAGGACAAATAGGTCCTCTGTCAAGACCCCTGAGCCAGTTGTCCCCACAGCCCCTGAGCCCCATCCTACCACCTCCACAGACCAGCCTGTCACCCCCAAGCTCACATCTAGGGCCACTAGGAGAAAGACAAATAGGTCCTCTGTCAAGACTCCCAAACCAGTTGAACCAGCAGCCTCTGATCTTGAGCCTTTTACCCCCACAGACCAGTCCGTCACCCCTGAGGCCATAGCTCAGGGTGGTCAGAGCAAAACACTGAGGTCTTCCACAGTAAGAGCTATGCCGGTTCCTACCACCCCTGAATTCCAATCTCCTGTCACCACAGACCAGCCTATTTCCCCTGAGCCTATTACTCAACCCAGTTGCATCAAGAGGCAGAGAGCCGCTGGGAACCCTGGCTCCCTCGCAGCTCCCATTGACCATAAGCCTTGCTCTGCACCCTTGGAACCTAAATCCCAGGCCTCAAGGAACCAAAGATGGGGAGCAGTGAGAGCAGCTGAATCCCTTACAGCCATTCCTGAGCCTGCCTCTCCCCAGCTTCTTGAGACACCAATTCATGCCTCCCAGATCCAAAAGGTGGAACCAGCAGGTAGATCTAGGTTCACCCCGGAGCTCCAGCCTAAGGCCTCTCAAAGCCGCAAGAGGTCTTTAGCTACCATGGATTCACCACCACATCAAAAACAGCCCCAAAGAGGGGAAGTCTCCCAGAAGACAGTGATTatcaaggaagaggaagaagatacTGCAGAGAAGCCAGGGAAGGAAGAG GATGTCGTGACTCCaaaaccaggcaagagaaagagagaccaggCAGAGGAGGAGCCCAACAGAATACCAAGCCGCAGCCTCCGACGGACCAAACTTAACCAAGAATCAACAGCCCCCAAA GTGCTCTTCACAGGAGTGGTGGATGCTCGGGGAGAGCGGGCTGTGCTGGCACTGGGGGGAAGTCTGGCTGGTTCAGCGGCAGAGGCTTCCCACCTGGTCACTGATCGCATCCGCCGGACAGTCAAGTTCCTGTGTGCCCTGGGGCGGGGAATCCCCATTCTGTCCCTGGACTGGCTGCATCAG TCCCGCAAGGCTGGTTTCTTCTTACCCCCGGATGAATATGTGGTGACCGACCCTGAGCAAGAGAAGAACTTTGGCTTTAGCCTTCAAGACGCACTGAGCAGGGCTCGGGAGCGAAGGCTGCTAGAG gGCTATGAGATCTATGTGACCCCTGGAGTCCAGCCACCACCACCTCAGATGGGAGAGATTATTAGCTGCTGTGGAGGCACATACCTACCCAGCATGCCTCGGTCCTATAAG CCTCAGAGAGTTGTGATCACATGCCCTCAGGACTTCCCTCATTGCTCCATTCCACTACGGGTTGGGCTGCCCCTCCTCTCGCCTGAGTTCCTGCTGACTGGAGTGCTGAAGCAGGAAGCCAAGCCAGAGGCCTTTGTCCTCTCCCCTTTGGAGATGTCATCCACCTGA